The Calothrix sp. PCC 7507 DNA segment AGGTGGGAGAAACCTATTGTTTGCGGTTGAAGGGATTAGAACGCAAAATTTTAATTACAGATACGCCAGGGATTCTCGAAGCAGGGGTGGCGGGAACGGAACGAGAACAGTTAGCGCGGGCACTGGCGACGGAAGCAGATTTACTATTGTTTGTGGTGGATAATGATTTACGGCGCTCAGAATATGAGCCGTTGCGGGGTTTGGCGGAAATTGGTAAGCGATCGCTCCTCGTACTCAACAAAACTGATCTATATACAGATGAGGATAAAGAATCTATCCTAGCGCGGTTACGTCAACGGGTACACGGATTTATTGCCACAAATGATGTCGTAGCGATCGCTGCTAATCCCCAATCTGCAAAACTAGAAACTGGCGAAACCTTCCAACCTGAACCGGATATAGTACCGTTACTGCGGCGGATGGCAGCCATTTTACGGGCTGAGGGTGAGGATTTGGTAGCCGATAATATTCTGCTGCAATCCCTGCGACTAGGAGAGGAAGCCAGAAAACTCATTGATGCCCAGCGTCGTCGTCAAGCTGATAAAATAGTCGAGCGCTTTCAGTGGATTGGCGCTGGCGTGGTGTCAGTCACCCCCTTACCAGTCGTAGATTTATTAGCAACAGCCGCCGTCAATGCTCAAATGGTGGTGGAAATTGGCAGAATTTACGGCTGCGAGTTGAATATGGAACGGGGACGAGAGTTGGCGCTTTCTTTAGCGAAAACTATTGCCAGTTTAGGGATTGTCAAGGGAGCAATTCAATTACTGTCTACAGCTTTGCAAACAAATCCGGCTACCTTTATCATCGGTAGGGCAGTTCAAGGCGTGACAGCAGCTTATTTAACCAGAATTGCGGGGAAGAGTTTTATTGAATATTTTCGCCACGATCAAGATTGGGGTGATGGTGGGATGACGGAGGTTGTGCAGCGTCAGTTTCAAATCAACCGCCGAGATGAGTTTATTAAAGCTTTTGTTCAAGAAGCGATCGCCCGAGTGGTTAAACCTCTAGCCGAGGTAACTGGGAATTCTTTTTCAGCCCCGCCAGAAGAAAAAGACGAAATCCCAGAAAGTAAGTAGTCGTCATGAACTGGGGGCTAGTATTTTCAAGTCGGTCATTATCAACCATGCACGCCAGGACGAATAAAAACTTTTATTAAGTTTTAAGCTTTTTGTCTCGTTTTCTAGACATGACAACTGGACATCTGACATATAATTGAGTTTGACAAGTAGTATTACGTACTGGAGCGAATACACAAACTGGCACAGTCTCTACAGTAAAAAAAATGCTGGCATTCAATAAAAGCAGCAATATTTGATACTTTATATAGTTACAGATGTTCTTGTTATAAAAATCACATTTATATTAATTTTTATTAGTAATAATATGTAGAGTAACAAAGTTTTTATTCCAGTAATCAACCCGATAGTGATTAATTCTGGAGGCATTCCGGAAACAGGGAGCAATGTTAGAAAACATAATATAAGGACTTACTCAGTAACCAGCTCATGACCCACTACATGATCGGTAAAGTACTACAAGCACGTTATCAAATCGTCCAAAGCCTAGGTGCGGGTGTATTTGGACAAACATACATAGCTGTAGACATAGATTATCCCGAAAATCCAAAATGTGTTGTTAAACAACTGAAGGTGAACAGTTCCCAGCCCAGTTACTTAGACACATTGAGATTACGTTTTCTCACTGAGACGGAAACTCTCAAGCGTTTAGGATGTCATAACCAAATCCCTGAACTCATTGCTTGCTTTGAAGAAAATGAGCGTTTCTACTTAGTGCAAGAGTTTATTGAAGGGCACGCACTGACTGCGGAACTGCCAATCAAAACAAACTTAGAGGGTCTTTGGAGTGAAAGCGCGGTTATTGAATTTCTCCAAGATGTCTTAGAAATTCTGGAATTTGTTCACTCTCAAGGTGTTATTCACTGTGATGTCAAGCCAGAAAATTTAGTCAGACGTGCTTTCGATGGTAAGCTAGTCCTGATTGACTTTGGCTCCATCCAAGCAGTTGATTTTGGCATAGATGTAGAATTACCCATCTATAAAGTTCCTGTCACATCATTAGGATACATACCACCAGAACAATTTATTGGTCAAACACGTCCCAACAGCGATATTTACGCTTTGGGTATGATTGCTATTCAAGCTTTAACTGGATTATCACCACTGCAATTCCAAGTTGATACTTATACCAATGAAATTATTTGGCGTACCGATCACACACCAGTTAGTGATTATTTAGCCGCGATTCTCAGCCAAATGATCCGCTACGATTTCCAAGAACGCTTTCAGTCTACGAGTGAAGTGCTGCGTATCCTGAAGCAAATGATGTGGGATACTCAGGCATCATCGAGGCAAATTTTAGCAGCACGCGATCGTCTATCTTTAATGGCAACAGATGAGGGTAAAAATTTCACCCAAGTTTCTATATCACCATCGCCGTCGTCATCTCCACTACTAACAGGAATGAGAGTAGGGTTAGTAACTAATTCTGTGTTGATGGGATTGGGTATGTATTCTTTACTAGCTCATTCTCCAGCAATACGCTCAGAAACCGAAACTTTATATAAAGCCACAGAAGAATATCAATCTGGAGATTTACAAGAGGCGATCGCCTTAGCTAAATCGATTCCCGCCCAGAGCAATGTCTATCCAGAAGCAAAAGCCACAATTGAAGAATGGCAACAGCAATGGCAAGTCGCTGCTGAAAAATATCAATTAGCTGAACAAGCTTTACATGACAGTAGATGGAGCGATTTGTTTAGTGCTGCTGCTCAAGTTCCCGACATTTTATATTGGCAAACGAGAATAGAAAAATTAGTTGAGCAAGCACACTCTAACATCGAAGGAAACACACAAGATTTATTAACAAAAGCTTTTGAAAAAGCAAAAGTGAAAGATTTTTCCACAGCTTTAGACTATCTTCGTCAAATTCCCATCGAAAGTTCCGCTAATAATGTAGTTCAAGAAAAATTAGCCGAATATAAACAAAAGCAATACATCAGAGCCACCTACTTTTTACAAAAAGCTTACAATCTAGCATCTGTTAGTGATTTTGATGGTGCTGTAAAATTCCTCCGCCAAGTTCCTGATAATACTCCCGTTTATACTCAAGCTCAAATCAAATTGCAGGAGTATACTCAAAAACAGCAGCAACAATCTCAAAGTCAAAATATAGCTCTATCAAAAACACTTTCTTCTAGCAAAAAAGTCAACTCTAGCATTAACAGTCGTTCAAATAGTAAAATTGAGCATTTAAATGCTGAAAATAACCTACAAGAGGTGAATATTTGGTAGTCATTCATAGCAAATCTACTTAGATTAGCAGCATGACGCTATCAGCTATAAAAGATTTAGTTCGCTTATTTATCCCATGAAAAAGAGATAAATTGATCCATTTGTCCCAAAGCTAAAACTATAAATTTTAAATTATTTAGGCTGATATAATAAGCTAATTTTTTCGGCTTCTTCTATCAGCCATATCTTTTATGGTTTGGGCTGTCTTGGACTAGTAAGTTGAGGAATTGGTATAGTTGGGACAACTACAGGCTGTGTTTTTTCAGTTTGTGTTTGACTCTGTGCTTGGTTACGAGCGTCTATTGCTTGCTGGTAATCAGGTTTATATTTAATTGCTTTTGCATAAGATGCGATCGCTTCTGGATAGCGTTGCAAATTTACTAAAGCATTACCTCTGCTATACCAGCTTTCGTAGTGATCAACTTTGTACCTGACTGCTCTATTATAAGCTGCGATCGCCTGTTCATATTTCTGTAAAACATAAAGCGAATTTCCCAAGCCATACCAAGCTTGATAATCATTTTGCTTCACAGCTATAGCTTTATTATAAGATTGAACTGCTTCTTCATAACGTTGGCTTTGATGTAGCGACCAGCCCCGACTATACCATGCTTGATAGCTGTCAGTATTATATTTAATTACTTGATTAAAAGATTCAATTGCTTCTGGATAACGTCGTAAATTAACGAGTATATTACCTCTTGATAACCAAGCTTGATAATAATTTTGCTTATATCTTACTGCTTGATTATATGCTGTAAATGCATCTTCATAGCGCTGTAAATTAACTAATGCATTGCCCCGATTATACCAAGCTTGCTCATAGTCTGGCTTAAATTCAACAGCTTTATCATAGGCAGCGATCGCCTCATCATATCGCTTTAAATTATGTAGTGCCCAACCCTTATTATACCAAGCTTCGTAAGAATCTTGTTTCAAATCAATTGCTTTATCATACGACTTAATTGCGTTCTCATATTGATTTAAATTACTTAAGGCTTGACCTTTTGCCAGCCAGACTTCTGGATAATTATTTTTGAGTTGTAGGGCTTTATCAAAAGAGGCGATCGCTTCTTGATATCGCTGTAGATTTTTTAAACTAAAGCCTCTTCCACTCCAAGCTTCTAAATATTCTGGCTGAATTTGAATCGCTTTATCATATGCTGCTAATGCTTCTTTATATTTATTCAATTCATACAATGATTTGCCCTGACCATACCATCCTTGAGCATAATCTGGTCTAATATCAACCGCTTTTTCATATACTGCTAGTGCGTCTTGATAACGCTGTAAATCAAAAAGTGTATTTCCTTGGTTATATAAATCTGTAGCATTATTAGAATGAATGGTATCAATAATAAATATAGATGCAGTTCCACTTATGCCTATGACAAGTATCGCCGATAAAGCCTTAAAAAGTATATTTTTTTTATTTATTTGATTTTTATAATTATTTAGTGGAGGTGCAGGAGTCAAGGCTATGGTGAGTGCAGATGGTTGCTTTAACTCTTGCAGCGCTTGTAACACCGCCGTTGCTGAAGAATAGCGCTCTCGAAAGTCATAACACACCATTTTATCTAAAACTTGTGCAAATTCCAGTGAAACTGTAGCGTTATTTTGCCAAATAATTTCATTAGTTTCAGGGTCTTTAACTAGTTGCTCAGGTGGTAATCCCGTGAGAGCTTGAATCGCAATTATTCCCACTGCATATATATCGCTACTAAATTTAGGGCTACCCTGAGCCTGTTCTCCAGGAAGATATCCAGGAGTACCTATAGCAACAGTAGATTTAGTTTGACCCTGCGGAGTAATCACCTGGGTACTAATTTGTTTAACTGCACCAAAATCAATTAATACTAATTTGTCATCTTGCTCACGTCTGAGTAAATTGT contains these protein-coding regions:
- a CDS encoding YcjF family protein — encoded protein: MPLSRIVTLIVGLIVILGLSLWLIDSLSRLYWQLSYSPLLGNLLLLLLIVLIGALVAAFVYYVLILRSGEQRSRRQRQRVTSAQIPAAKSDAASSTLQAVRQQVAQIQDEVTRQALLSRSREIEVNLARGEIQVVVFGTGSAGKTSLVNAVMGRMVGQVDAPMGTTQVGETYCLRLKGLERKILITDTPGILEAGVAGTEREQLARALATEADLLLFVVDNDLRRSEYEPLRGLAEIGKRSLLVLNKTDLYTDEDKESILARLRQRVHGFIATNDVVAIAANPQSAKLETGETFQPEPDIVPLLRRMAAILRAEGEDLVADNILLQSLRLGEEARKLIDAQRRRQADKIVERFQWIGAGVVSVTPLPVVDLLATAAVNAQMVVEIGRIYGCELNMERGRELALSLAKTIASLGIVKGAIQLLSTALQTNPATFIIGRAVQGVTAAYLTRIAGKSFIEYFRHDQDWGDGGMTEVVQRQFQINRRDEFIKAFVQEAIARVVKPLAEVTGNSFSAPPEEKDEIPESK
- a CDS encoding serine/threonine-protein kinase; translated protein: MTHYMIGKVLQARYQIVQSLGAGVFGQTYIAVDIDYPENPKCVVKQLKVNSSQPSYLDTLRLRFLTETETLKRLGCHNQIPELIACFEENERFYLVQEFIEGHALTAELPIKTNLEGLWSESAVIEFLQDVLEILEFVHSQGVIHCDVKPENLVRRAFDGKLVLIDFGSIQAVDFGIDVELPIYKVPVTSLGYIPPEQFIGQTRPNSDIYALGMIAIQALTGLSPLQFQVDTYTNEIIWRTDHTPVSDYLAAILSQMIRYDFQERFQSTSEVLRILKQMMWDTQASSRQILAARDRLSLMATDEGKNFTQVSISPSPSSSPLLTGMRVGLVTNSVLMGLGMYSLLAHSPAIRSETETLYKATEEYQSGDLQEAIALAKSIPAQSNVYPEAKATIEEWQQQWQVAAEKYQLAEQALHDSRWSDLFSAAAQVPDILYWQTRIEKLVEQAHSNIEGNTQDLLTKAFEKAKVKDFSTALDYLRQIPIESSANNVVQEKLAEYKQKQYIRATYFLQKAYNLASVSDFDGAVKFLRQVPDNTPVYTQAQIKLQEYTQKQQQQSQSQNIALSKTLSSSKKVNSSINSRSNSKIEHLNAENNLQEVNIW
- a CDS encoding tetratricopeptide repeat protein, which translates into the protein MLGHTLVGRYQIISYLGGGGFGETFIASDTQLPGLPQCVVKRLKPQASDPVTLETARRLFDTEAKVLYKLGTHDRIPQLLAYFEDKAEFYLVQEFIEGHDLSKELIPGKTLNQDEVIVLLQEILEILEFVHQQKVIHRDVNPHNLLRREQDDKLVLIDFGAVKQISTQVITPQGQTKSTVAIGTPGYLPGEQAQGSPKFSSDIYAVGIIAIQALTGLPPEQLVKDPETNEIIWQNNATVSLEFAQVLDKMVCYDFRERYSSATAVLQALQELKQPSALTIALTPAPPLNNYKNQINKKNILFKALSAILVIGISGTASIFIIDTIHSNNATDLYNQGNTLFDLQRYQDALAVYEKAVDIRPDYAQGWYGQGKSLYELNKYKEALAAYDKAIQIQPEYLEAWSGRGFSLKNLQRYQEAIASFDKALQLKNNYPEVWLAKGQALSNLNQYENAIKSYDKAIDLKQDSYEAWYNKGWALHNLKRYDEAIAAYDKAVEFKPDYEQAWYNRGNALVNLQRYEDAFTAYNQAVRYKQNYYQAWLSRGNILVNLRRYPEAIESFNQVIKYNTDSYQAWYSRGWSLHQSQRYEEAVQSYNKAIAVKQNDYQAWYGLGNSLYVLQKYEQAIAAYNRAVRYKVDHYESWYSRGNALVNLQRYPEAIASYAKAIKYKPDYQQAIDARNQAQSQTQTEKTQPVVVPTIPIPQLTSPRQPKP